A DNA window from Nostoc commune NIES-4072 contains the following coding sequences:
- a CDS encoding MT-A70 family methyltransferase, which translates to MCPDITKLEMFARESRDGWDCWGDEALKFDQPVEERDGDTSLSA; encoded by the coding sequence CTGTGTCCAGACATAACCAAACTGGAGATGTTCGCACGCGAGTCTAGGGACGGCTGGGATTGTTGGGGTGATGAGGCTCTGAAGTTTGATCAGCCTGTTGAGGAACGTGATGGAGATACTTCGTTAAGTGCTTAA
- a CDS encoding Uma2 family endonuclease: MLLELRQLRIQPGQQLLLEDVSWQQFENILAELGEHRAARISYSHGFLEIMVPLPEHEKAKEIIGDIVKILLNELSINYDALGSTTLKNEKMSQGVEPDTCFYIQNQAAVIGKNRINLSVDPPPDLAIEIDLTSRTLLDNYQILGVPELWRYGKQGLQINVLQGGKYVESNFSPTFPDIPIIELVNQYVQQSQVVGSSQAIQAFRNWLRDNI; this comes from the coding sequence ATGCTTTTAGAGTTAAGACAATTGAGGATTCAACCGGGACAGCAACTGTTACTTGAGGACGTTAGCTGGCAGCAATTTGAAAATATTTTGGCGGAATTAGGAGAACATCGCGCTGCCAGAATTTCTTATAGTCATGGTTTTTTAGAAATTATGGTTCCCTTACCCGAACATGAAAAAGCCAAAGAAATTATTGGCGATATAGTCAAAATTTTACTGAATGAACTAAGTATCAATTATGATGCTTTAGGTTCAACCACCCTAAAAAACGAAAAAATGAGTCAGGGAGTAGAACCGGATACTTGTTTTTACATTCAAAATCAAGCGGCAGTTATTGGTAAAAATCGCATAAATTTAAGTGTAGACCCACCCCCAGACTTAGCCATAGAAATTGATTTAACTTCTCGCACGCTATTGGATAATTACCAAATTTTGGGAGTACCAGAACTTTGGCGATATGGAAAACAAGGCTTACAAATTAACGTCTTACAAGGTGGAAAATATGTAGAGTCAAATTTTAGTCCTACTTTTCCAGATATTCCGATAATTGAGCTAGTAAATCAATACGTCCAGCAAAGTCAAGTTGTTGGTAGCAGCCAAGCAATTCAAGCTTTTAGAAATTGGCTGCGGGATAATATTTAA
- a CDS encoding beta strand repeat-containing protein: MTYSKTVNLNSQGWYLGTNPLTLLGTWTNDADVVRVKTTCIYGIQVLSTNITVNTLGGNDTITGTSTSTKIDSAGIFNNGIIDTEDGKDIICGISTSTKNRSNGIRNNGTINTGNDNDTIIGNGSSVNLGSNGIRNDGTINTGNGNDTMIGTGDSLVGILNYDGIIDTGDGNDTITGIGSSGISNLSGTIKTGDGNDTITATGTKDTGFQNYFATTDTGNGDDTITVTGRFIGLNGGGIYTGNGNDTITATGTKDTGIFSTPNSFINTGDGNDTITGTSNNTGITSLGIIDTGEGEDIIIGQATAANGGDAHGIFGDGTIKTGSGNDQVTAISSIDEVQQKVSIGGGITIELDSGNDCFKGFGSGTVNGGTGFDTLDLSVFNRSQLVISGISSDNTLNSANLTFNNNGDAITLSTTGFESFIFADSALYYSSLANAA; encoded by the coding sequence ATGACTTATTCAAAAACAGTTAATTTAAATAGTCAGGGTTGGTACTTAGGCACAAACCCTTTAACTTTGTTAGGTACATGGACTAACGATGCAGATGTAGTTAGAGTCAAGACTACTTGTATTTATGGTATCCAGGTTCTCTCCACCAATATTACTGTAAATACTTTAGGAGGTAACGACACTATTACTGGCACTAGTACTAGCACAAAAATTGATAGTGCGGGCATCTTTAATAATGGCATCATCGATACCGAAGATGGTAAAGATATCATCTGCGGTATTAGCACTAGTACTAAAAATCGTAGTAATGGTATCCGTAACAACGGCACCATCAATACTGGTAACGATAACGACACTATTATTGGTAATGGTAGTAGCGTTAACCTTGGTAGTAATGGTATCCGCAACGATGGCACCATCAATACTGGTAACGGGAACGATACCATGATTGGCACTGGTGACTCCTTAGTAGGCATCTTGAATTACGACGGCATCATCGATACAGGAGATGGCAACGACACCATCACTGGTATTGGCAGTAGCGGTATCTCTAACCTGTCCGGCACCATCAAGACCGGAGATGGCAACGACACTATCACTGCAACTGGCACTAAAGACACTGGCTTTCAAAACTATTTTGCTACCACTGATACTGGTAACGGGGACGATACAATCACTGTCACTGGCAGATTCATTGGACTGAATGGCGGCGGTATCTATACTGGTAACGGGAACGATACAATCACTGCAACTGGCACTAAAGATACTGGTATCTTTAGTACACCTAACAGCTTTATTAATACTGGTGATGGGAACGATACAATCACTGGCACTAGCAATAATACAGGTATCACCAGCTTAGGAATCATTGATACTGGGGAAGGTGAAGACATTATTATTGGACAGGCTACAGCAGCAAATGGTGGTGATGCCCACGGAATTTTCGGAGACGGAACAATCAAAACTGGCTCTGGCAACGATCAAGTCACTGCAATTAGCAGCATAGATGAAGTTCAACAGAAAGTCTCTATTGGTGGTGGAATTACTATTGAGTTAGACAGTGGTAATGACTGTTTCAAAGGGTTTGGTAGTGGAACTGTTAATGGCGGAACAGGTTTTGACACACTAGACCTGAGTGTTTTCAATCGCTCTCAACTAGTTATTTCTGGTATAAGCTCAGATAATACCCTAAACTCGGCTAATCTCACCTTCAATAACAATGGAGATGCTATTACCCTTTCTACAACTGGGTTTGAAAGTTTTATCTTTGCCGATAGCGCTTTGTATTACAGCAGTTTGGCAAACGCAGCATAA